One window from the genome of Alnus glutinosa chromosome 13, dhAlnGlut1.1, whole genome shotgun sequence encodes:
- the LOC133854310 gene encoding uncharacterized protein LOC133854310 has protein sequence MAWRGLNKKVIHTSITRGFNSVPPRPTVWSKFSAAVEDAVKTSVPAPLRCISEFSSSLVLWQLAPLEIPAVLSFTRCFHATPELWARRTNNDIVHENNSKNKTSRKGKFVKRARTEPPVEAPYVPPKLKRTNKSLPDKTVDIFEGMTIVELAKRTGESISTMQDILVNVGEKVESEFDPLSVDIAELVAMEVGIIARRLHSNEGAEILPRPAVVTVMGHVDHGKTSLLDALRQTSVAAKEAGGITQHLGAFVVSMSSGAAITFLDTPGHAAFSAMRARGAAVTDIVVLVVAADDGVMPQTLEAISHAKAAKVPIVVAINKCDKPAAEPERVKLQLASEGLLLEEMGGDIQVVQVSAIKKTGLDSLEEALLLQAEMMDLKARIDGPAQAYVVEARLDRGRGPLATAIVKAGTLVCGKHVVVGSQWGRIRAIRDTTGKLTEKATPAMPVEIEGLKGMPMAGDDIVVVDSEERARMLSEGRKRRFEKDRLRKISEGATETLESSDEEFKRVEMPIIVKADVQGTVQAVTDALKTLNSPQVFVNVVHVGVGPISQSDLDLAKACGACIVGFNVKSPPNSISLAATQASIKVVLHRVIYHLLEEMGSLIVDKAPGSSETQVSGEAEVLNIFELKGRSKSKGDDVKIAGCRVIDGHVSKSSTLRLLRSGEIVFEGSCSSLKREKQDVESVRKGSECGLVISDWDDLRIGDIIQCLEQVVRKPKFISSESGAVRIEC, from the exons AGTTCTCTTCCAGCTTAGTATTATGGCAATTGGCTCCTCTTGAAATTCCAGCAGTATTGTCCTTTACAAG GTGTTTTCATGCCACTCCGGAGCTATGGGCTAGAAGAACAAATAATGATATAGTTCATGAAAACAATTCCAAGAACAAGACTTCCAGGAAAGGGAAGTTTGTGAAAAGAGCCAGGACTGAGCCACCTGTTGAAGCTCCTTATGTGCCtcctaaactaaaaagaacgAACAAATCCTTGCCAGACAAAACAGTTGACATATTTGAAGGCATGACAATTGTTGAGCTTGCTAAGCGTACCGGTGAGTCTATATCCACTATGCAGGATATTCTTGTAAATGTTGGGGAAAAGGTTGAATCTGAGTTTGACCCTCTCAGCGTTGATATTGCGGAGCTGGTAGCAATG GAAGTTGGAATCATTGCTAGGAGGCTACACTCCAATGAAGGTGCAGAAATTTTACCCAGGCCTGCGGTTGTAACAGTTATGGGTCATGTTGATCATGGTAAAACTTCTCTTTTGGATGCTCTACGGCAAACATCAGTGGCAGCAAAGGAAGCTGGAGGGATAACACAGCATCTTGGTGCTTTTGTTGTAAGTATGTCATCAGGAGCAGCAATCACATTTCTAGACACCCCTGGTCATGCTGCATTCAGTGCAATGCGAGCAAGAGGTGCAGCAGTCACAGATATAGTAGTGCTAGTTGTAGCTGCTGATGATGGAGTGATGCCCCAAACTCTTGAAGCCATATCTCATGCAAAAGCAGCTAAGGTGCCAATTGTTGTTGCAATTAATAAATGTGATAAACCAGCTGCTGAACCAGAAAGAGTAAAACTCCAGCTTGCTTCAGAGGGCTTGCTACTAGAAGAGATGGGTGGGGATATTCAGGTGGTTCAAGTTTCAGCGATAAAGAAGACTGGATTGGATAGCTTGGAGGAGGCTTTGCTTCTCCAGGCTGAAATGATGGATCTGAAAGCACGTATTGATGGGCCTGCTCAAGCTTATGTGGTAGAGGCAAGACTTGACAGGGGACGGGGTCCATTGGCTACTGCAATAGTGAAAGCAGGGACTTTGGTTTGTGGTAAGCATGTGGTTGTGGGCTCACAGTGGGGCAGAATAAGGGCTATTAGGGATACGACGGGGAAGTTGACAGAGAAGGCAACGCCTGCAATGCCTGTTGAAATTGAAGGGCTGAAGGGGATGCCAATGGCTGGTGATGATATTGTTGTTGTGGACTCTGAGGAGCGAGCTAGAATGCTTAGTGAGGGGAGGAAAAGGAGATTTGAGAAAGATAGGCTTAGAAAGATCAGTGAGGGGGCAACAGAAACTCTGGAATCATCAGATGAGGAGTTTAAGAGGGTTGAAATGCCAATAATAGTAAAAGCAGATGTTCAGGGCACCGTCCAAGCTGTCACTGATGCATTGAAGACTTTAAATAGCCCTCAG GTTTTTGTGAATGTTGTCCACGTTGGTGTTGGGCCCATTTCTCAATCTGATTTGGATCTAGCAAAAGCCTGTGGTGCATGTATAGTTGGGTTCAATGTAAAGAGTCCACCTAATTCTATCAGTCTGGCAGCGACTCAAGCCAGTATAAAG GTAGTGTTGCACCGTGTGATCTATCACCTTTTGGAAGAAATGGGCAGTTTGATAGTAGACAAGGCCCCCGGGAGTTCTGAGACGCAGGTCTCCGGGGAGGCCGAGGTGCTGAACATATTTGAGCTCAAAGGAAGGAGCAAGTCGAAGGGAGATGATGTGAAAATTGCGGGCTGCCGGGTCATTGACGGGCATGTCTCGAAATCATCAACCTTGAGGCTGTTGAGGAGTGGGGAAATTGTGTTCGAAGGATCCTGCTCCTCTCTCAAGCGGGAGAAGCAGGATGTGGAGAGTGTGAGAAAAGGAAGCGAGTGTGGATTGGTGATCAGTGATTGGGATGATCTGCGGATTGGAGATATCATCCAGTGCTTGGAGCAAGTTGTGAGGAAGCCCAAGTTCATTTCCTCAGAGAGTGGTGCTGTTCGAATTGAATGCTGA